One window of the Runella slithyformis DSM 19594 genome contains the following:
- a CDS encoding GNAT family N-acetyltransferase, producing the protein MAHIRSLLLHPSVRGYGLGRELMQLAVDFCREVGYQKITLETFDELKAALHLYQTFGFQETGERFHSEWGRAVREVQFALDLRTNDEQPFS; encoded by the coding sequence GTGGCGCACATACGCTCTTTGCTGTTGCACCCATCCGTGCGGGGCTATGGGCTGGGCCGTGAATTGATGCAATTGGCCGTGGATTTCTGTCGAGAGGTCGGGTATCAAAAAATTACGTTGGAAACCTTTGACGAGCTGAAAGCGGCCCTCCACTTATACCAAACCTTCGGATTTCAAGAGACCGGTGAGCGTTTTCACTCCGAGTGGGGACGGGCCGTACGGGAAGTACAGTTTGCGTTGGATTTAAGAACGAACGATGAACAACCGTTTTCTTAA
- a CDS encoding UvrD-helicase domain-containing protein, translating into MFKIVSSSAGSGKTYTLTKEYLKLALQSDNAYYFKHILAITFTKAATREMKDRIMSKLEAFANQKADPMLQDIIKDLYPESLADPEGAYKLREQEIRRRAERVFKQILHDYSDFAILTIDSFVQRVVSAFTDELGIPFSFEVEMEAGELLLMAVERMLEKTGDEAYSELTDILESFYLEAGQEGKNYHSLPEALAGFANDLLNEQRYASIMKNAHLSAKDFKKIRRQLVGALRKWENQLVYWAEKGHQLILDSGLDEKDFSNGTVYKYFKKRTDTSEAMKEPGPREKDAFENDKGWVTKTVRPFVAETVEGIKTQLVEYYNRIEENRLGCCGNYHLYQQLIPHLYHLSLLNEIKVEFDRQLRENNRVHISEFNQKIVKIVTEDPVPFIYERMGEKFNHILIDEFQDTSKLQFANVLPLIDNSLGYDHFNLAVGDSKQAIYRFRGGDMDQIIALYSKDLTRLSASLGDSELTLERLESIRRHLTDAVLQVNRRSAKEIIEFNNAFFKKIEELYRDQFPLSRDVFEQVTQDLPSNPKTGGEVQIEFVPALTGEANDDEETPAMINRTLALIQQATEVDGFGVGDISVLCRYKKDAKKIANHLKENGYNIISDDSLSLRFSGAVNLVTAFMRVLVRPDSRLDKYEALYLFFRMIVKRIPNNKDNKRLKTVVEANDVREFYVFVNEFLRSAKGPSEGAVEAELPDTFLNPYRLLQISAYELAEKLVQTFGLFEIVEERDYLFRFLDVVLEFSTKRGSHLADFLDHWETQKEKVSISAPSDPNAITVQTIHRSKGLEYPVVIIPYADWNFVPDAKRDTMWVNLDPSEELGITGFSTKDVESGEMIEQMEPKWLKTGSVQVKAELERTTDSVALQYKEERERVFVENLNLLYVAFTRPTQKLYVLAKEENFAKVKSPRKVSYWLHQYLESIAEPEIGDREVPVKITPLLPHEPAKKADLSTAFYIPTIISTDRSRELRLRRLANRIFDVETFEKKRDHGNKVHYALSMVRTPDDVPSALIRLQTEGMIEKTEADDIRKSLERILQHPDLQGLFEVESKVINEREILTPDGNIHRPDRVVHFPDRVVIVDYKTGIPLENHAKQLKRYARLFYEMGYETVESLLVYIERNEVIRA; encoded by the coding sequence ATGTTTAAAATTGTCAGTTCGTCGGCAGGGTCGGGAAAAACCTACACGTTGACCAAAGAATACCTCAAGCTTGCCCTGCAAAGCGATAACGCCTATTATTTCAAGCATATTCTGGCCATTACCTTTACCAAGGCCGCTACGCGTGAGATGAAAGACCGGATCATGTCGAAGCTGGAGGCGTTTGCCAATCAGAAAGCCGACCCGATGCTGCAAGATATTATTAAGGACCTGTACCCCGAATCCTTGGCTGATCCTGAAGGGGCCTATAAGCTCCGTGAGCAGGAAATCCGCCGGCGGGCTGAGCGCGTTTTTAAACAGATCCTGCACGATTACAGCGATTTTGCCATTCTCACCATTGATAGTTTTGTACAGCGGGTGGTGAGTGCGTTTACGGATGAACTGGGCATTCCGTTTTCGTTTGAAGTGGAAATGGAAGCGGGAGAATTGCTGCTGATGGCCGTAGAACGAATGCTCGAAAAAACGGGCGACGAAGCCTATTCCGAATTGACGGACATTCTGGAATCGTTCTATTTGGAAGCGGGACAGGAAGGGAAAAATTACCACAGCCTTCCCGAAGCCCTGGCGGGTTTTGCCAATGATCTGCTCAACGAGCAGCGTTACGCGTCCATCATGAAAAACGCGCATTTGTCGGCCAAAGACTTTAAAAAGATTCGGCGGCAGTTGGTGGGGGCATTGCGAAAATGGGAAAACCAATTGGTGTATTGGGCCGAAAAAGGGCATCAGTTGATCCTTGATAGCGGCTTGGATGAGAAAGATTTTTCGAATGGAACCGTTTATAAGTACTTCAAAAAACGCACCGATACGTCAGAAGCGATGAAGGAGCCGGGACCCCGTGAGAAAGACGCATTTGAAAACGATAAGGGCTGGGTTACCAAAACCGTCCGCCCGTTTGTGGCCGAAACCGTAGAGGGAATCAAGACGCAATTGGTGGAATATTACAACCGCATCGAAGAAAATCGCCTGGGGTGTTGCGGCAATTATCATTTGTACCAACAACTCATTCCGCACCTGTACCACCTCTCGCTGCTGAATGAGATCAAGGTGGAGTTTGACCGTCAGCTACGGGAGAATAACCGCGTGCATATTTCGGAATTTAATCAGAAAATAGTAAAAATCGTGACGGAAGATCCCGTGCCGTTTATTTACGAACGGATGGGAGAGAAGTTCAACCATATCTTGATCGACGAGTTTCAGGATACGTCCAAGCTGCAATTTGCCAACGTGCTGCCGCTCATCGACAATAGTTTGGGCTACGACCATTTTAACCTGGCCGTGGGTGATTCCAAGCAGGCCATTTATCGGTTTCGGGGCGGTGACATGGACCAGATCATTGCGCTGTATTCCAAAGACCTGACCCGACTTTCGGCGTCGTTGGGAGACAGTGAGCTGACCCTTGAGCGCCTGGAAAGTATTCGCCGGCACCTTACGGATGCCGTTCTTCAGGTCAACCGACGCAGTGCCAAAGAGATCATTGAGTTTAATAACGCCTTTTTTAAAAAGATCGAAGAACTCTACCGCGATCAATTTCCGCTTTCGCGGGATGTATTTGAACAGGTAACGCAGGACCTGCCGTCCAATCCCAAAACGGGCGGCGAAGTGCAGATCGAGTTTGTTCCCGCGCTGACCGGCGAAGCCAATGATGACGAAGAAACGCCCGCGATGATCAACCGCACGCTGGCGCTCATTCAGCAGGCCACCGAGGTAGATGGCTTTGGTGTGGGCGATATTTCGGTGTTGTGTCGGTACAAAAAAGACGCAAAAAAAATCGCCAATCACCTCAAAGAGAACGGCTACAACATTATTTCCGACGATTCGCTTTCACTGCGTTTTTCGGGTGCGGTCAATCTCGTGACGGCGTTTATGCGCGTGCTCGTCAGGCCCGACAGCCGCTTGGATAAGTATGAGGCGCTGTATCTGTTTTTTCGGATGATCGTCAAACGCATTCCCAACAACAAAGACAACAAACGCCTGAAAACCGTGGTGGAAGCCAACGATGTACGGGAGTTTTACGTATTTGTCAACGAATTTCTTCGATCGGCCAAAGGCCCGTCGGAGGGGGCTGTTGAAGCGGAGCTGCCGGATACTTTTTTGAATCCGTACCGATTGCTGCAAATCAGCGCCTATGAGTTGGCTGAAAAACTGGTGCAAACCTTCGGCTTATTTGAGATCGTGGAAGAACGGGATTACCTGTTTCGTTTTCTGGATGTGGTGCTGGAGTTCAGCACCAAGCGAGGCAGTCATTTGGCCGATTTTCTGGATCATTGGGAAACGCAGAAGGAAAAAGTGTCGATCTCAGCGCCCTCTGATCCCAACGCGATCACGGTGCAGACCATCCACCGCTCAAAAGGCCTGGAGTATCCCGTGGTCATTATTCCGTACGCCGATTGGAATTTTGTGCCCGATGCCAAGCGTGATACCATGTGGGTCAACCTTGACCCGTCGGAAGAATTGGGCATTACGGGGTTCAGTACAAAAGACGTTGAAAGCGGTGAAATGATCGAACAGATGGAACCCAAGTGGCTGAAAACGGGCTCGGTACAGGTAAAAGCGGAATTGGAGCGCACGACCGACTCGGTGGCGCTTCAATATAAAGAAGAGCGGGAACGCGTATTTGTCGAAAACCTCAACCTGTTGTACGTAGCGTTTACGCGTCCTACGCAAAAGCTGTACGTATTGGCTAAAGAAGAAAATTTCGCCAAGGTGAAGTCTCCCCGCAAGGTGAGCTACTGGCTGCATCAATACCTTGAAAGCATTGCGGAGCCCGAGATCGGGGATAGGGAAGTGCCCGTAAAAATCACCCCGCTGCTCCCGCACGAACCCGCGAAAAAAGCGGATCTCAGTACTGCTTTTTACATTCCGACCATTATCTCAACCGACCGCAGCCGCGAGTTGCGCCTACGTCGATTGGCCAACCGCATTTTTGACGTGGAAACGTTTGAAAAAAAACGGGACCACGGCAACAAAGTTCACTACGCCCTTTCGATGGTACGTACCCCTGACGACGTGCCCTCGGCGCTCATTCGATTGCAAACAGAGGGGATGATCGAAAAAACGGAGGCCGACGATATTCGAAAAAGTCTGGAGAGAATTTTGCAACATCCTGACTTGCAGGGACTGTTTGAGGTGGAATCCAAAGTCATCAATGAGCGTGAAATCTTAACGCCCGATGGCAACATCCACCGCCCTGACCGCGTGGTACACTTTCCGGACCGCGTGGTAATCGTCGATTATAAAACGGGAATACCGCTTGAAAACCACGCCAAACAGCTCAAACGCTACGCAAGATTATTCTACGAAATGGGGTATGAAACCGTCGAATCGCTGCTGGTCTATATTGAACGAAATGAGGTGATCAGAGCCTGA